In a single window of the Amycolatopsis sp. cg5 genome:
- a CDS encoding alpha/beta fold hydrolase, which translates to MTVTSLTQFPRRRRSARRNRPIELSGSFAHQGHRLHYTEYGSGPRVVVLMHGIMLTRRMHAPLARRLAREGFRVITMDLLGHGESERPPESWHYSMTAFGEQAVALLDHLDIDQAVMGGTSLGANVSLEVAVAAPERLHGMVVEMPVLDNAIVAGLLVFGPLLLAARFVPISVRAVALAASLVPHGSQWVDVVTDTLEQEPAGMAALLHGVLFGRTAPPKSIRKQITVPTLVIGHQGDPIHPFGDADTLAADMPHAEFIQARSPVELRTDPQRLSTAIASFCGRCYEFDESQAV; encoded by the coding sequence ATGACCGTCACCAGTTTGACTCAGTTCCCGCGACGGCGGCGTTCCGCCAGGCGGAATCGGCCGATCGAACTGTCCGGCTCCTTCGCCCACCAGGGGCATCGACTGCACTACACCGAGTACGGCAGCGGGCCCCGCGTCGTGGTGCTGATGCACGGCATCATGCTGACCAGGCGCATGCACGCGCCGCTGGCCAGGCGCCTCGCCCGCGAGGGTTTCCGGGTGATCACCATGGACCTGCTCGGGCACGGCGAGTCCGAGCGCCCGCCCGAGTCGTGGCACTACTCGATGACCGCGTTCGGCGAGCAGGCGGTCGCGCTGCTCGATCACCTCGACATCGATCAGGCGGTCATGGGCGGCACCTCGCTCGGCGCGAACGTCTCACTCGAGGTCGCCGTCGCCGCGCCGGAACGCCTGCACGGCATGGTCGTCGAGATGCCGGTGCTGGACAACGCCATCGTCGCGGGCCTGCTCGTGTTCGGCCCCCTGCTGCTGGCCGCCCGATTCGTCCCGATCAGCGTCCGCGCGGTGGCGCTCGCGGCAAGCCTTGTGCCCCACGGCAGCCAGTGGGTCGACGTCGTCACCGACACCCTCGAGCAGGAGCCCGCCGGCATGGCCGCGCTGCTGCACGGTGTCCTCTTCGGCCGGACGGCCCCGCCCAAGTCGATCCGCAAGCAGATCACGGTGCCGACCCTGGTCATCGGCCACCAGGGCGACCCGATCCACCCGTTCGGCGACGCCGACACCCTCGCCGCCGACATGCCGCACGCCGAGTTCATCCAGGCCCGCAGCCCGGTCGAACTCCGCACGGACCCGCAGCGCCTCTCCACCGCCATCGCTTCTTTTTGCGGTCGCTGCTACGAATTCGACGAAAGCCAAGCCGTATAG
- a CDS encoding crotonase/enoyl-CoA hydratase family protein, which produces MTATAKLPDLVSLKVEVTGHVAEVTLLGPSKGNAMGPDFWRELPIVFGALDADPEVRAVVLTGSGKHFSYGLDLPAMMPSWAPILGGESLAGPRTEFLGHLRELQESVTSVARCRKPVIASISGWCIGGGVDVIAAADVRVASADAKFSVREVKVAIVADLGSLQRLAPIIGDGHLRELALTGKDIDAARAEKIGLVNDVYADQEAALVAARQLAADIAANPPLVVQGVKDVLSVNTERQVADGLRYVGAWNSAFLPSKDLAEAVQAFMERRAPEYKGE; this is translated from the coding sequence ATGACCGCTACCGCAAAGCTGCCCGATCTTGTCTCGCTCAAGGTCGAGGTGACCGGCCATGTCGCCGAAGTGACCCTGCTCGGCCCGTCCAAGGGCAACGCCATGGGCCCCGACTTCTGGCGTGAGCTGCCGATCGTGTTCGGCGCGCTCGACGCCGACCCCGAAGTGCGCGCCGTGGTGCTGACCGGCAGCGGCAAGCACTTCTCGTACGGCCTCGACCTGCCTGCGATGATGCCGAGCTGGGCGCCGATCCTCGGCGGCGAGTCGCTCGCCGGGCCGCGCACGGAGTTCCTCGGTCACCTCCGGGAGCTGCAGGAGAGCGTCACCTCGGTCGCGCGGTGCCGCAAGCCGGTCATCGCGTCGATCTCCGGCTGGTGCATCGGCGGTGGCGTCGACGTCATCGCCGCCGCGGACGTGCGCGTGGCCAGCGCCGACGCGAAGTTCAGCGTCCGCGAGGTCAAGGTCGCGATCGTGGCCGACCTCGGCAGCCTGCAGCGGCTCGCGCCGATCATCGGCGACGGCCACCTGCGTGAGCTGGCGCTGACCGGCAAGGACATCGACGCCGCGCGCGCCGAGAAGATCGGTCTCGTCAACGACGTCTACGCCGACCAGGAGGCCGCGCTCGTGGCCGCGCGGCAACTCGCCGCCGACATCGCTGCGAATCCGCCGCTCGTGGTGCAGGGTGTGAAGGACGTGCTCTCGGTCAACACCGAGCGCCAGGTCGCCGACGGCCTGCGTTACGTCGGTGCCTGGAACTCGGCGTTCCTGCCGAGCAAGGACCTGGCCGAGGCGGTTCAGGCCTTCATGGAGCGAAGGGCACCCGAGTACAAGGGCGAGTGA
- a CDS encoding AMP-binding protein, whose amino-acid sequence MFRAARDYLLAHREDYGTAYRDFEWPRFTEFNWALDWFDEIARDPANAERYALWIVEEDGSENRWTFPEMARRSDQVANWLRSLGVRRGDRLILMLGNQGELWETILASIKLGAVIIPASTLLGPADLTDRVERGAAKHVVIRAEDTPKFETVAGDYTRIAVGEPVDGWVSYADSQDASAEFTPDGPTKADDSLLLYFTSGTTAKPKLVRHTQVSYPVGHLSTMYWIGLEPGDVHLNISSPGWAKHAWSNVFAPWNAEATVFLYNYTRFDAAALMAQMDRCGITSFCAPPTVWRMLIQADLTALRVPPRKVVGAGEPLNPEVIDQVRKAWGVTIRDGFGQTESSVQIANTPGQDVVPGSMGRPLPGFKVALVDPVSGEVSSEGEICLDLSERPVGLMTGYADDDERTSAAFANGYYHTGDVGSVDANGYITYVGRTDDVFKASDYRISPFELESVLLEHDAVAEAAVVPAADPIRLAVPKAFVVLAAGHSPTAETAQSILAFCREHLAPYKRIRRLEFAELPKTISGKIRRVELRNRAGGADLRPSGEFREEDFKDS is encoded by the coding sequence GTGTTCCGTGCGGCGAGGGATTATCTGCTGGCGCACCGTGAGGACTACGGCACGGCCTACCGGGACTTCGAGTGGCCGCGGTTCACGGAGTTCAACTGGGCGCTCGACTGGTTCGACGAGATCGCCCGCGACCCGGCCAACGCCGAACGGTACGCGCTCTGGATCGTGGAAGAGGACGGCTCCGAGAACCGCTGGACGTTCCCGGAGATGGCGCGGCGCTCAGACCAGGTCGCGAACTGGCTGCGGTCACTGGGTGTCCGGCGTGGGGATCGGCTGATCCTCATGCTGGGCAACCAGGGTGAGCTGTGGGAGACGATCCTCGCCTCGATCAAGCTCGGCGCGGTCATCATCCCGGCGTCGACCCTGCTGGGGCCCGCCGACCTGACCGACCGCGTCGAGCGCGGCGCGGCCAAACACGTGGTCATCCGCGCGGAGGACACGCCGAAGTTCGAGACGGTGGCGGGCGACTACACGCGGATCGCGGTCGGCGAGCCGGTCGACGGCTGGGTGTCCTACGCGGATTCCCAGGACGCTTCGGCGGAGTTCACGCCGGACGGCCCCACCAAGGCCGACGACTCGCTGCTGCTGTACTTCACGTCAGGCACGACCGCGAAACCCAAGCTGGTGCGGCACACCCAGGTGTCCTACCCGGTCGGCCATCTGTCCACAATGTACTGGATCGGCCTCGAACCCGGCGACGTCCACCTGAACATTTCCTCGCCTGGCTGGGCGAAACACGCGTGGAGCAACGTCTTCGCGCCGTGGAACGCCGAGGCGACGGTGTTCCTCTACAACTACACGCGCTTCGACGCGGCGGCGTTGATGGCCCAGATGGACCGGTGCGGCATCACGAGCTTCTGCGCGCCGCCGACCGTGTGGCGCATGCTCATCCAGGCCGACCTGACGGCGTTGCGGGTGCCGCCGCGCAAGGTGGTCGGCGCGGGGGAGCCGTTGAACCCCGAGGTCATCGACCAGGTGCGCAAGGCGTGGGGCGTGACCATCCGCGACGGCTTCGGCCAGACGGAGAGCAGCGTCCAGATCGCCAACACGCCCGGTCAGGACGTCGTGCCGGGCTCGATGGGCCGTCCGCTGCCCGGGTTCAAGGTCGCCTTGGTCGACCCGGTGAGCGGCGAGGTGTCTTCGGAAGGCGAGATCTGTCTCGATCTGTCGGAGCGCCCGGTCGGCCTGATGACCGGGTACGCCGATGACGACGAGCGCACCTCGGCGGCGTTCGCAAACGGTTATTACCACACGGGCGACGTCGGTTCGGTCGACGCGAACGGCTACATCACCTATGTCGGCCGCACGGACGACGTCTTCAAGGCGTCGGACTACCGGATCTCGCCGTTCGAGCTGGAGAGCGTCCTGCTCGAACACGACGCGGTCGCGGAGGCCGCGGTGGTACCGGCCGCCGACCCGATCCGGCTCGCGGTCCCGAAGGCCTTCGTGGTCCTCGCGGCCGGTCACTCGCCGACGGCCGAGACGGCTCAGTCCATTCTGGCCTTCTGCCGGGAGCATTTGGCTCCGTACAAGCGAATCCGCCGGCTCGAGTTCGCGGAGTTGCCCAAGACGATCTCGGGCAAGATCCGCCGTGTGGAGCTCCGCAACCGCGCGGGCGGCGCCGATCTGCGGCCGTCGGGCGAGTTCCGCGAGGAGGACTTCAAGGACTCGTGA
- a CDS encoding bile acid:sodium symporter family protein, which yields MGSQIFSIFLPAALALVMFGLGLSLTLADFARVVKYPKAAIVALTCQIVVLPAICYGLVVLFGLNGVLAVGMMLLVASPGGTSANLFSHLAGGDVALNITLTAINSVLAVFTLPLVVALSVARFMADDASIGLQPAKLLQVFAVVLVPVAIGMWVRHRYVAWTEKMQKPVKVASVVVLALAVTFSIVGNFKLLLDNSDTLGPVALLLSVLSLAVGYGVPRLLRVERRQAIASAMEIGIHNAALAITVAVSVLGSEAMAVPAGIYGSVMFVPAAIAAYALTRKKSEKLVSVAGG from the coding sequence ATGGGTTCGCAGATCTTCTCGATTTTCCTGCCGGCGGCGCTCGCGCTGGTGATGTTCGGTCTCGGCCTGTCGCTGACCTTGGCCGACTTCGCCAGGGTGGTGAAGTACCCGAAGGCCGCCATCGTGGCGCTGACGTGCCAGATCGTCGTGCTACCCGCCATTTGCTACGGGCTGGTCGTGCTGTTCGGCCTCAACGGCGTGCTGGCGGTCGGCATGATGCTGCTCGTCGCGTCGCCCGGTGGCACCTCGGCGAACCTGTTCAGCCACCTCGCGGGTGGTGACGTCGCGCTGAACATCACGCTGACCGCGATCAACTCCGTGCTCGCGGTGTTCACGCTGCCGCTGGTGGTCGCGCTGTCGGTGGCGCGGTTCATGGCGGACGACGCGTCGATCGGATTGCAGCCGGCGAAGCTGCTGCAGGTGTTCGCGGTCGTGCTGGTGCCGGTCGCGATCGGCATGTGGGTGCGGCACCGCTACGTCGCGTGGACCGAGAAGATGCAGAAGCCGGTCAAGGTCGCTTCGGTGGTCGTGCTGGCGCTGGCTGTCACGTTCTCGATCGTCGGGAACTTCAAGCTGCTGCTGGACAACAGCGACACGCTCGGGCCGGTGGCGTTGCTGCTTTCGGTGCTGAGCCTCGCGGTCGGCTACGGGGTGCCGCGGCTGCTGCGGGTGGAGCGGCGGCAGGCGATCGCGTCGGCCATGGAGATCGGGATCCACAACGCCGCGCTGGCCATCACTGTCGCGGTGTCGGTGCTCGGCAGCGAGGCCATGGCCGTCCCGGCCGGGATCTACGGCTCGGTGATGTTCGTGCCCGCCGCGATCGCCGCCTACGCGTTGACCCGCAAGAAGTCCGAAAAGCTCGTGAGCGTTGCGGGCGGTTAG
- a CDS encoding CDP-alcohol phosphatidyltransferase family protein, with protein MSTTPEESSLLRQAFNVPNLLSILRLALVPVFLWLLLGPEEDGWALALLMFSALTDWLDGKLARWLNQMSRLGQLLDPAADRLFILATLVAFLIRDIVPWWVVAPLVLREAVLAVCVLVLRRNGFAPPEVTYIGKGATFVLMYAFPFLLVTTGTSDLAAFCRPIAYAFTTWGGVLYVWSGALYVIQCVQAVRGGGDRDAAAAA; from the coding sequence GTGAGCACCACCCCTGAAGAGTCTTCACTGCTTCGGCAGGCGTTCAACGTGCCGAACCTGCTCTCCATCCTGCGCCTCGCGCTCGTCCCCGTCTTCCTCTGGCTCCTGCTGGGGCCGGAGGAAGACGGCTGGGCGCTCGCGTTGCTCATGTTCAGCGCGCTGACCGACTGGCTGGACGGCAAGCTCGCCCGCTGGCTCAACCAGATGAGCAGGCTGGGACAGCTGCTCGACCCGGCGGCCGACCGGCTGTTCATCCTCGCGACACTCGTCGCCTTCCTGATCCGCGACATCGTGCCGTGGTGGGTCGTGGCGCCGCTGGTGCTGCGCGAGGCCGTGCTCGCCGTCTGCGTGCTGGTGCTGCGCCGCAACGGTTTCGCGCCGCCCGAGGTCACCTACATCGGCAAGGGCGCGACGTTCGTGCTCATGTACGCCTTCCCGTTCCTGCTGGTCACCACCGGCACCTCGGATCTGGCCGCGTTCTGCCGCCCGATCGCGTACGCCTTCACCACCTGGGGCGGCGTCCTCTATGTCTGGTCCGGCGCCCTCTATGTCATCCAGTGCGTGCAGGCCGTCCGCGGTGGCGGGGATCGGGATGCGGCCGCCGCGGCGTAG
- the gcvH gene encoding glycine cleavage system protein GcvH, protein MTTPEELRYTEEHEWVATRGETVRVGITEYAQDQLGDVVFVDLPEVGRQVSAGDAFGEVESTKSVSELFAPLDGEIVAVNDGVADQPELINSDPYGEGWLIEIKLDDPTSVDSLLEAEAYQALTKD, encoded by the coding sequence TTGACCACTCCAGAAGAACTCCGCTACACCGAAGAGCACGAGTGGGTCGCGACCCGCGGCGAGACCGTGCGCGTCGGCATCACCGAGTACGCGCAGGACCAGCTGGGCGACGTGGTCTTCGTCGACCTGCCCGAGGTCGGCCGCCAGGTGAGCGCCGGTGACGCGTTCGGCGAGGTGGAGTCCACCAAGAGCGTCTCTGAGCTGTTCGCGCCGCTGGACGGCGAGATCGTCGCGGTCAACGACGGCGTCGCCGACCAGCCCGAGCTGATCAACAGTGACCCTTATGGCGAGGGCTGGCTCATCGAGATCAAACTCGACGACCCGACGAGTGTCGACAGCCTGCTGGAAGCCGAGGCGTACCAGGCGTTGACCAAGGACTAG
- the garA gene encoding glycogen accumulation regulator GarA, translated as MSTNDGPGVPPESSPERTSVFRADFLADVEGQQAAAQPAPATQDAGLDALRANQALLVVKRGPNAGSRFLLDVDTTSAGRHPDSDIFLDDVTVSRRHAEFRREGGEFVVIDVGSLNGTYVNREPVDQAVLTGGDEVQIGKFRLVFLTGSGGQGAQ; from the coding sequence GTGAGCACGAACGACGGACCCGGCGTTCCCCCGGAGTCTTCTCCGGAGCGGACGTCTGTCTTCCGCGCAGACTTCCTGGCCGATGTCGAGGGACAGCAGGCCGCCGCGCAGCCTGCGCCCGCGACGCAGGATGCCGGTCTGGACGCGCTCCGCGCGAACCAGGCTTTGCTGGTCGTGAAGCGTGGCCCGAACGCGGGCTCGCGTTTCCTGCTCGACGTGGACACCACGAGCGCGGGCCGGCACCCGGACAGCGACATCTTCCTCGACGACGTCACGGTTTCCCGCCGCCACGCCGAGTTCCGGCGTGAGGGTGGCGAGTTCGTGGTGATCGACGTCGGCAGCCTGAACGGCACCTACGTCAACCGCGAGCCGGTCGACCAGGCCGTGCTGACCGGTGGCGACGAGGTCCAGATCGGCAAGTTCCGCCTGGTCTTCCTGACCGGCTCCGGGGGTCAGGGGGCGCAGTGA